A window of the Nocardia sp. NBC_01329 genome harbors these coding sequences:
- a CDS encoding glutamate ABC transporter substrate-binding protein codes for MRFARNPARPAAPRRRAWRSWRLLAGVACTALLLTGCATGPGPHSELPHSDYASPPLPAQATAMEADGPLPLPREPADCGDPTAGLRPTGPGARGPALDRIRARGRLVVGLDTGSNLFSFRDPESGVIVGFDADIAREVARDLFGDPERIEYRSLSSEDREAALIEHRVDMVVKTMTITCTRLERIAFSTVYLKANQRVLAMQDSGIRSLKDLANKRVCTIRNTTSLERISQIQPDASVLTVPTWADCLVVLQQRQVDAVSTDDTILAGIAEQDPYTELVGPSISEEPYGIGIPKGDEDLVRFVNGTLDRIRADGTWNRLYNQWLSALGPSPGPPPPAYRD; via the coding sequence ATGAGGTTTGCGCGAAACCCGGCCCGACCGGCGGCCCCCCGGCGGCGGGCGTGGCGATCGTGGCGGCTGCTGGCCGGGGTGGCGTGTACCGCGCTACTCCTTACCGGTTGCGCCACCGGCCCGGGCCCGCACAGCGAGCTCCCGCACAGCGACTACGCCTCGCCACCGTTACCCGCGCAGGCGACGGCGATGGAGGCCGACGGTCCGCTACCCCTCCCCCGCGAGCCCGCCGACTGTGGTGACCCGACCGCAGGTCTGCGCCCCACCGGCCCGGGCGCGAGGGGTCCGGCCCTGGACCGGATCCGGGCCCGCGGCCGGCTGGTGGTCGGCTTGGACACCGGCAGCAACCTGTTCAGTTTCCGGGATCCGGAGAGCGGTGTGATCGTCGGTTTCGACGCCGATATCGCCCGCGAGGTGGCCCGGGACCTGTTCGGCGACCCCGAGCGGATCGAGTATCGCAGCCTGAGTTCCGAGGACCGCGAAGCGGCGCTGATCGAGCACCGGGTGGATATGGTGGTCAAGACCATGACCATCACCTGCACGCGACTGGAACGGATCGCCTTCTCCACCGTGTATCTGAAGGCAAATCAGCGAGTACTGGCGATGCAGGACTCCGGGATCCGGAGTCTGAAGGATCTGGCGAACAAACGGGTGTGCACGATCCGCAACACCACCTCGCTGGAACGTATCAGCCAGATCCAGCCGGACGCTTCCGTTCTCACCGTGCCCACCTGGGCCGACTGTCTGGTGGTACTGCAGCAACGGCAGGTCGACGCGGTGAGCACCGACGACACGATCCTGGCCGGTATCGCCGAACAGGACCCCTACACCGAACTGGTGGGCCCGAGTATCAGCGAGGAACCGTACGGGATCGGCATCCCCAAGGGGGACGAGGATCTGGTGCGGTTCGTCAACGGCACCCTCGACCGTATCCGCGCGGACGGTACCTGGAACCGCCTCTACAACCAGTGGCTGTCGGCCCTCGGCCCCTCCCCCGGACCCCCGCCGCCGGCCTATCGGGACTGA
- a CDS encoding serine/threonine-protein kinase, whose product MRTLVAGLVEIPPVEAADPVAAVLADPAVAEGKRFCWRCGKPVGRASASRPATTRGICPNCDAAYDFRPTLDPGDMVAAQYEVQGCLAHGGLGWIYLAVDRNVSDRWVVLKGLLHADDIEAQAVAVAEREFLAEVAHPGIVKIHNFVEHLPPGGEPIGFIVMEYVGGRSLRGMLDDHVRPERIPVAQAIAYILEVLPALDYLHATGLTYNDLKPDNIMVTEDQVKLLDLGAVAPIEAYGNLYGTRGFQAPEIARTGPTIASDIYTVGRTLAVLTLNMPTEHGAYRDGLPTPEDEPILARYESFHRLLLCATDTDANRRFPSAGAMADQLSGVLREILALDTGVERPHRSTVFGKQRSAFGAQELIGQTDAFADGLARDTRLSATDIAAALPIPMLPRTDPAAARLTDTLQSDPDQALAALHEAREQLVEDPVAAPENLERELRLAEARILLDTDRVAEATELLDAIPRTARRDWRIDWYTGLAGLREKDYEKAYSAFDAVLRVLPGELAPKLALAATAELVLQHWEPDETRAWRDYAENFYATAWRTDHGLVSAAFGSARLLTAAGRHPEAIAALDEVPGSSRYFTTARMTVVLLLLTSAPVAALRENTVREAAARVEALPPDERRAVQLRVMVLGTALAWLQAGNTPERPRPPIMGVAFTEHALRDSAESGLRTLARLAPGRRHRYALVDLANYIRPTTWF is encoded by the coding sequence GTGCGCACCCTCGTCGCGGGGTTGGTCGAGATCCCACCCGTCGAAGCGGCCGACCCGGTCGCCGCCGTACTGGCCGACCCGGCCGTCGCGGAGGGCAAGCGGTTCTGCTGGCGCTGCGGTAAACCTGTGGGCCGGGCGAGCGCGAGCCGCCCGGCCACCACACGGGGGATCTGCCCGAATTGCGATGCCGCCTACGATTTCCGCCCGACCCTGGACCCCGGCGATATGGTGGCCGCGCAGTACGAGGTCCAGGGTTGTCTCGCGCACGGCGGGCTGGGCTGGATCTATCTCGCCGTCGACCGCAATGTCAGCGACCGCTGGGTAGTGCTCAAGGGGCTGCTGCATGCCGACGATATCGAGGCGCAGGCGGTGGCCGTCGCGGAACGAGAGTTCCTGGCCGAGGTCGCGCATCCCGGCATCGTGAAGATCCACAATTTCGTCGAGCATCTCCCACCCGGCGGGGAACCGATCGGGTTCATCGTGATGGAGTACGTGGGCGGCCGTTCCCTGCGCGGCATGCTCGACGATCACGTCCGTCCCGAACGGATCCCGGTGGCGCAGGCCATCGCCTACATCTTGGAAGTACTGCCCGCGCTGGACTATCTGCACGCGACCGGCCTCACCTACAACGACCTCAAACCCGACAACATCATGGTGACCGAGGATCAGGTCAAACTGCTCGATCTGGGTGCGGTCGCGCCGATCGAGGCCTACGGGAACCTGTACGGAACACGCGGTTTCCAAGCGCCGGAAATCGCCCGGACCGGGCCTACGATCGCGTCCGATATCTATACGGTCGGCCGCACGCTCGCCGTGCTCACCCTGAACATGCCCACCGAGCACGGCGCCTATCGAGACGGTCTGCCCACACCGGAGGACGAGCCGATCCTGGCTCGCTACGAATCGTTCCATCGGCTGCTGCTGTGCGCCACCGATACCGACGCGAACCGCCGGTTCCCCTCGGCCGGCGCCATGGCCGACCAGCTGTCCGGGGTGTTACGGGAGATCCTGGCACTCGATACCGGTGTGGAGCGGCCGCACCGGTCCACGGTTTTCGGCAAACAGCGCAGCGCGTTCGGCGCACAGGAGCTGATCGGTCAGACGGACGCCTTCGCCGACGGCCTCGCACGTGACACTCGGCTATCGGCCACCGATATCGCCGCCGCGCTGCCGATCCCGATGCTGCCCCGCACCGATCCGGCCGCCGCCCGGCTGACCGACACCTTGCAATCTGATCCCGACCAGGCACTGGCCGCGCTGCACGAGGCACGCGAGCAACTCGTCGAGGATCCTGTGGCGGCGCCGGAGAATCTGGAACGCGAACTGCGCCTGGCCGAAGCTCGGATTCTGCTGGACACCGATCGTGTCGCCGAGGCCACCGAGCTGCTCGACGCGATACCGCGGACCGCCCGCCGGGATTGGCGTATCGACTGGTATACCGGTTTGGCCGGGTTACGCGAGAAGGACTACGAGAAGGCTTATTCCGCGTTCGATGCCGTGCTCCGGGTGCTACCGGGCGAACTGGCACCGAAGCTGGCGCTGGCCGCCACCGCCGAACTCGTACTCCAGCACTGGGAACCCGACGAGACTCGCGCCTGGCGCGACTACGCCGAGAATTTCTACGCCACCGCTTGGCGCACCGATCACGGCCTGGTGAGCGCGGCGTTCGGTTCGGCGCGCCTGCTCACCGCGGCCGGACGCCACCCGGAAGCCATCGCCGCGCTGGACGAGGTGCCCGGCTCCTCCCGCTACTTCACCACTGCCCGAATGACCGTAGTACTGCTGCTGCTCACCAGCGCGCCCGTGGCCGCACTGCGGGAGAACACAGTGCGTGAGGCGGCGGCCCGAGTGGAAGCGCTGCCTCCGGATGAACGCCGGGCCGTACAGCTGCGGGTCATGGTGCTGGGCACCGCGCTGGCCTGGCTGCAGGCCGGTAACACCCCGGAGCGGCCGCGACCGCCGATCATGGGAGTCGCGTTCACCGAGCACGCGTTGCGCGACAGCGCCGAGTCGGGATTGCGCACCCTCGCCCGCCTGGCTCCCGGCCGACGCCACCGCTATGCGCTGGTCGATCTGGCCAATTACATCCGGCCGACCACGTGGTTCTGA